The Methanobrevibacter wolinii SH genomic interval ATAATGCCTATTGTTTCAATCGATGGTGTAAAAGATGCATTGAAAGATAAATATGTTGTTGCAGTATCTCCTATGGTTGGTGATGGTGCAGTAAGTGGTCCTGCAGGTAAATTTATGAATGCCTTAGGTTATGAAGCATCTTGTATTGGGGTTGCAAAATTATATTCTGATTTTGTAGATAAATTAATTATTGATTATCAAGATAAAAATTTAGAAGATGAGGTTAAAAAAATCATTGGGGATGTTGGAACCTGTGATACTATGATGAATTCATTAAATATTAAGAAAAATCTTGCAGAAAAAGTTTTAGATTCATATAAAATTTAATCTTTATTTATTGATATTTTTTTTAATTAGAACTTTAATTTTTCTTTCTTATTTTTTTAAGTTTTATATAAACTTTAGGTTTTAAAGTAAAACTAAAATAATTAAATACTATTAATATAATATAATTTATTATTGGTGAATAATATGATTCAAATGACATTAATACAAATTGATAATTATGGTCCATGGACTGTTACTCCAAGACCTCGTAATGAGTCTGACCTTCAAATTTTACAAGCTGAATTGTTTGCAGATGTTCAAAGACAGTTTGCAATGAAAAAAGGTTTAGTCTTCTTCACACGTTTTGATAATATGTTAGCTATTACAAATGGTTTAAATGAAGAAGATCATTTAAGAATACAAAGATCTATAAGAAATAGATATCCTATTACTATAAGTATGGGAGTAGGTGCAGCAAGAACACCACACGAAGCTCAATTAAAAGCAACTCTTGCATTACAACATGAAGGTGGTGCTCAATCATCAAATAGAAAAGAAATTTTAGCTATTGATTCTATGGCTGATTCTGATGATTCTTATGTTCAAGTTGCTCATGTTGATATTAATAGTGTTACAGAAACATTAACAGATAAAGAATCTGCTTTTGATACAAATTTTATGGTAAATAAGGCACAACATTATTTAATGACTAAACTTATTAAGAAAGGAGCATTATTGTTTTTTATAGGTGGAGATAATTTTATGGCTCCATGTAATGGTTTATCTGAAGATGAAATTAAAGAAATTTTAATTCAAATTAAAGATGAAATTGGCATTGGTCTTAAAGCGGGTATTGGTAGAGGAAGAAATGCTGAAGATGCTGCATATATGGCTGATTTAGGTCTAAGAAAAATCCGTAGAGGACATAATATAGAATGGACTGAAGTTTTTGAAAAAGGTTGTTGATTTATAAATTTCTAATCATATTATTCTATTTTAATTTTTTATGATTTTTAATTTTTTTACTGTTTTTTAAGGAGTGTTGTATTTATTAAAGTTTTAGCACCTATGGCTGGTATTTGTAATGGTGATTTTGCATTAAAATTAATCCCTTATGGTTTTGATACTGTTACATTAGGTGGATTTAATATTGATAAATTATCTATTGATGCAGGCTCTAAGATTATTAAACGAGGAAGAAAAGAGTTTGATATACCTTATTCTAAAATTATAAATTTTATTGATAATGAAGCATCTAAAGTTAAAAATAATTCTGATGCTAAAGTTTCTGTTAATTTACGAAGTGTTAATCCAGATAAAATCATTGAGGTTAGTAAACTTGATTCTGTTGATATAGTTGAAATTAATTGTCATTGTAGACAAAAAGAATTACAATTAATTTCTTGTGGTCAAGCAATGCTTAAACGTCCTGATTTAAAAGAGTATATTAATGAAGTTGTAAATAAGTCTCATTCTGAAGTTTCTGTTAAAATAAGAGGAAATGTTAATGGAGTTGATACATTAAATATTTCAAGACTTATTGATGATTCTGGTGCAGATTATTTACATGTTGATGCAATGAAACCTGGTGTTTCTGATGCAGATTATGATTTAATTACTGATATATCTGAAAATACTGATATTTTTATAATTGGAAATAATTCTATTGATTCTTTAGATAAAGCAAGAAAAATGTTAAATTCAGGTGCAAATGGTTTTTCAATAGCTCGTGCTGCAATAAGTGGAAAATTAAATTTTAATTTAAATGATTTGTAGCTATTTATATTATATAATTTAAATATGATTTTGTTTATTTTTTCTATATTATTTAGTGCTTTGTTTTTTAATTAATTTTATTTAATGTTCTAATTTTTTTATTTTACTTTCTTTAATTTTCTAAGCTATTTTTTATTCGTTATTTTAAGAACAATTTTAAATTTCATAGTTTTTTAATAAGTTTTTAAAATTTTATAACGGGGTTATATTAAATTTATTTTTTATAAAAATAATTATATAATATTTATTCTAAAATTAATATAATATAATTTGGATTTTTAAAAAATAATTAGTTTAATTTTAATTTTTAATCTTTATTTTTAATTAAAAATAGTTTTTAAAAATTCATTTTTTAGAAATTTTTATAAATAATGATTTTTAAAATATATTGTAAGTATAATTTTTTTATTTTAACAAAGAAGTATAATTTTATTTATAATTTTAATTTCTTAATAAAGGTGGATTTATGGAATTTATTACATTAAAAAATATTAATAAATCTTTTAATGGAGTTCAGGTCTTAAAAGATATTAATTTAGAACTTGATGAAGGTGAAACATTAGGTATTTTAGGTCGTAGTGGATCTGGAAAATCTGTTTTAATAAATATGATGCGTGGAACTAAAGAATATGCACCAGATAGTGGAGAAATGATTTTCCATGTAGCAATATGTCCTAAATGTTTACATGTAGAAGCTCCTTCTAAAGCAGGGGAGAAATGTCCTGAATGTGGAGAAACTTTAGAGTTAAGAGATATTAATTTATGGAACTGTGATAGATTAGAATTTAATGCAATTAAAAGAAGAATTGCTATTATGCTTCAAAGAAACTTTGCATTATATGATGAAGCTACAGTAATTGAAAATGTACTTAAAGCTATGGGTGATGAAGGAGAATATGAAGAAAGAATTTATAAAGCTTTAGATATTCTTGAAATGGTTCAAATGAGTCATAGGGTTACTCATATTGCTCGTGATTTAAGTGGTGGAGAAAAACAAAGGGTAGTAATTGCAAGGCAAATAGCTAAAAATCCTATGTTATTCTTAGCTGATGAACCTACTGGAACATTAGATCCACAAACTGCAGAAACACTTCATAGAAATCTTCAAAATGCAATTAAAGATAAAGGAATTACTATGGTAATTACTTCTCACTGGCCAGAGGTTATGGAAAAATTAGCAGATAAAGTTATATGGTTAGAAGATGGAGAAATTGCTCATTCTGGAGATCCTGTAAAAGTTGTTGAATCTTTCTTAGATACAGTACCAATTCCTAAAAAAGTTGAATCTCATGAATCTGGTGCACCTGTTGTAAAAATTGAAGATGTTAAAAAACATTATTATTCAATTGAAAGAGGAGTAGTCAAAGCTGTTGATGGTGTTTCTCTTGAAATTAAAGATCAAGAAATTTTTGGAATTGTTGGATTAAGTGGTGCAGGAAAAACAACATTAACTAAAATGATTAAAGGTCTTACTGAACCTAGTTCTGGTAAAGTTTCTATTAAATTAGGTGATGATTGGATTGATATGTCACAACCAGGACCACTTGCAAGAGGTCGTGTAATTCCATATATTGGTTTATTACATCAAGAATTTTCATTATATCCTTATAGGGATGTTCTTGGAAACCTTTCAAATTCAATAAGTTTAGATTTACCTGCAGAATTTGCTAAAATCCAAGCTTTGCATGTTCTTGAAGCAGTAGGTTTCACTTCTCAACAAGTAAGTGAAATCTTAACTAAATATCCTGATGAATTAAGTGAAGGAGAAAAACATAGAGTAGCTATTGCACAAGTACTTATTAAAGAACCAAATATAGTAATGCTTGATGAACCAACAGGTACTATGGATCCAATTACAAGAGTTATTGTTACTGATTCAATACTTAAAGCTCGTGATGAATTAAAACAAACATTCATTATAGTTTCTCACGATATGGACTTCGTCCTTGATGTTTGTGATCGTGCTGGTTTAATGAGAGGAGGAAAACTCCTTGATGTTGGTACTCCTGAAGAAATTGTTAAAAAATTAACTTCATCTGAAAAAGAGGATATGCTTAAAAATCAATAATTATTTATCTATTTTAATTATTTGATTTTTTTATTTTTTTTAAAATTTGATATTTTTTATATTTTCTATTTTTTCAATATATATTCTAATAAAATAATTACTTTTATAAATTATAAGATTTATATTTATGAATGTTATAATACTTAGTTTAAATTAATAATAATCTTATAATGAATTTTTTATTTATTATTATATTATTTTTATAATTGGAGGAAAAAATATGTCTTGGGAGAATATGCCTTCACATATATGTAGGGGAGGAGACCTTAGGGGATTAACTTTTTGTTGTCCACCAGTTAAACCATGTCCACTTTTAAATGCATTACATGAAGCTGGACTTTCACCTCAAGAATATGTTGATATTAAAACTAAATTTGCTAAAGAAACAAGATTAGGGGAAGGTCCTGGAACCTGTTTTGGTTCTTTAGTTTGGTGTTGTAAGCCTACTAAACCATGTCCATTAAGGGATATGTCTATGAGAAACATTAACATGAGTGTTGAAGAGTATACTAATTTGAAAAAACAATTATCTGAAGAATTAGTTGCAAAATCTAAAGTCAAAAATACTGATGATGAAAATGTTACTGCTCTTGTAAATGCATTCCAGATTGAACCTGATGAGGCTAGGAAAGTTTTATCTGATTGTGGGGATGATTTAAGAATGGCTATTAAAATTTTAAGAGTTAAATCATTAAAAGAAGAATCTGATTAATTTTTTTTATTTTTTTTACTATTTTTTATATATTTTTAAATTTTAAGTGTTACTATGTCCTGGTTAAGCCTTTATTTTGATGTTAAAGATAAAAATATTTTTGTTTTAGGTACTGGTGAAGTTGCTACTCGTAGAGCAATTAGATTTTTAGATAAAGGGGCAAATCTTGTTCTTGCTGGTGATAAGTTAAATAATTTGCTTGTTGAAAAAGGAGCTAAACTTATTAAAATATATACTAATTTATATGTATTTGATGAAGATACTCAAATTAAATATATGGAATCAAATAAGAAACTTATTAAAAGAGAAGTTGAAAAAGCAGATTTTATAATTATTGCAACTGGTGATTATGAACTTGCAGATTATACTTCAAAGATTTCACAAGGAAAGCTTTTAAATAGAGCGGATAAAACTGATGATGGAAATATTATAGTTCCTACTAGTTTTTATATTGGTGATGTTGAATTTTCAATATTTACTGGTGGTAAAAGTCCACTTATGGCAAAAAAATTAAGAAAAAAGATTCAATCTATAATTACTGATGATGAAATTTTAGAAATAAGAATTCAAGATTATGCAAGAAAAAAACTTAAAAATACTGTGGAAAATCCTAAAAGAAGAAGAGAAATTCTTTATGAGATTTTAGATGATGTTAATATAAAAGAAGCTATTAAAAATAAAGATTTTGATAAAATTGAAGTTCTTGTTGATAAATTAATTAAAGATAAAACTTAATTTTATGGTTTCAATTATTATTGTTTTTAAAAAGCTAGTCTATTTTTTTATTTTTATTAATTTAATTATTACTTTTTAAATTTTTATCTAAAGTTTATATTGTTTTAAAAATATAATTTAATATACTTTTAAGTATAAATTTATTTTTAATTATATTAAAATGATTTTTGAAAAAATGTTTAAACACTTTAAATCTATTAAAAATTGGGGAAATTATATTGATATTTAATATTCGTGTTGATTATAAAATGGTTGATATAAAAACTATGGAAATAGTTTATAATGATTTAAAAGAATTATTTAATAATATTCGGGAAAAATTTCAGATAAATGAATATGTGGAAATATCTACATGTAATAGACATGAGTTTTATATACATTCTGATGCTTTTGCAATAGAAAATGTTTTTAATGATTTTACTAATGAAAATATTGTTATTGAATCTGGAGAAGATTCTGTATTTCATTTATTTAGAATGAGTTCTTCTTTAGAATCTATGATTGTTGGTGAAGATCAGATTCTTGGTCAAATTAAAGATTCTAAGAAAAAAGCTGAAAAAGAAGGACATTTAGGTAAAGTTTTAGATACTTTATTTACTAAAGCAATTCATGTTGGTCAAGAAGTTAGAAGTAAAACTAATATTAATAAAGGACACATTTCTATGGGTTCTGCTGCAGTAGATCTTGCAGAGGAATATTTAGGAGATTTACAAGATAAATGTGTTTTAGTAATTGGTGCAGGTAAAATGGGGGCTCTTGTTGCTAAAGCATTAGCTGAAAAAAATTTAAAAGCTATATTTGTAGCTAATAGAACTTATTATAAAGCGACTAAATTGGCAGAAGAATTAAATGGTCAAGCAATATTTTTCGATGATTTATATAAGTATCTTCCAATTTCTGATGTTATTATAAGTGCTACAGGATCTCCTCATACAATTATAACAAAAAGTCGTATTGAAGAAGCTACAAATAAAATAAAAAAAGATACTAATAAAGATTATACTAATCATAAAATTGTTATAATTGATATTGCTAATCCTCGTGATGTTTCTGAAGATGTTAAAGAGATTGGTGTTAATTTATTTAATATTGATGACTTAAGAGGGATTGCTGAAAAAACTGCTAATGAAAGGAAAAAAGAAGTTAAAGAAGCAGAAAATATAATCAATTATGAATTTGATTTACTTAAAAATTCATTTAAAATAATGGAAATTGATAATATTCTTGCTAGTTTAAGATCATCTATGGAAAATATACGCCAACGTGAAGCTGAAAAAGCAATTGTTAAGTTGGCTGATGTAGATGGAAGTATAAAAATTATAGATAATTTAACAAATTCAATTGTTAATAAAATTTTCTTTGATATTTCTAAAAATATTAAGAAAGCAGCTTGTAATAATGATGAAGATTTAATAAGGGCTGCAGAAATATTTTTTTTAAATAATAATGAAGATAATTAGTTATTTTTTATTGGCATTTTTTTACTTATTTTTTTATTTTTTTTACTTATGATTTAAAATCCTAATTTTTTCTAATTATTTTAATTAAAAATTACTATGTTTCTATCACTTGGGCTTTTTTACAAATTTAATCTTGTTGAAATTTTTTAAATTTAATTTCTTATTTTTGAATAATTTTATATTTTTTCTTAGGATATTTATTTGTTTTTTATTTTTGTTCGTAAATTTGTGTATATTTATATTATATGAAAATTAAATTATTATATACTAAAAATTATTTTTTTATTAATTGATTTTTGCCTCTATTGAAAATATATTTTATTTAAAAATTTGATTTTATAAAATACATTTTTTTAAATTTAAAATAATTTTTATCCTAAATTTAAAGAATTTCAATAAGGTTAATCTTTTTTAATGAAATTATATTTTTTAGTAAATTATTAAAAATTATGTAAATTTTTAATTTTTGGATATAAGTTAAGTATGACTTTTTATAATTTTATTTATTTTTTAAATAATTTTATTAAAATGAACTATTTGCTTATTGTTGTTTATATGTGATAAATATGAAAAATTCAAAGAAAATATTTATATTTTTTATGATGTCTATTCTGATTTTCATATTTTGTGGAAATGTTTATGCAGCAGAGCTTGCAAATGACTCTTCCTCTTTATCTAATGAGGATTCAATTATTGTAAATTGTGAAACTAGTATCACTAATTATAATGATAATTTAATTAATTCATCAAGTAATTCTAATAATCATTCTAATTACTTATCTAATGAATCTTCAAAAGATTCAAATATTAGTTCTAATTTTGTTGGTTCTGCTCAAGAAAATGAAATTTCAAGTAAAAATTCTAGTGCGAATCCTTCATTAATTTTTATTAATACTAGTAATGGTTCCTATTATCCTTTTGTTAATGAAACTTTGAATTTTGCACTTTTATTTAATAATACTGGTTCTCAAACAGGATTTCAACCTGTTATTCGATTAATATTACCTCTTGGTTGTGATGAAATTTTAAGTGCAGAATATTTAGGTTTTCCTTTAGAGCATATTAAAGTAGGTGTATTTTCAGCTATGAACAATTATACCTTAAAAGATCCTTATTCTCGTTTGGATGTTGTTGGTGCTGAAAATTCAACATTTTATGTATTTAAATTACCTTTTGGTAGTTATACCAATAATCAGCCTGCAATGACAGTGAATTTCACTGCTTTATTAAATGGAACTAATGTATTTGATACATTGAAACTTTATGCTACTGCAGAATTTATTTATGGTAATGATCCATTGGATAATCCTGATGTTGATCCACAAATTGTAGGTAATACTGTTAGTGCTGATGTTAAACCCGTAATTGTTAAATTATATAAAGATTCTTCATTATATGAGGATGAGACTGTTACAGGTCCTAATTTTCCATTTAAGTATTATGTTTCTATTAATGTTGCAAATAATGTTACAATTGAAAACTTGACTATTAAGGATGATATTCCATCTGTATTAATGTTTATTAATAATAGTAAATATCCTATTAGTTTATATTATGGTAATGGAACTTTAATAGATCCTAGTTTGTATACTATTGAGGTAATTCCTAATGGTAATACTACTGGTGGTAAAATTATTGTAAAATTATCTAATTTAACTGGTACTGGATATGGTGATAAAGATTTATTATTGTCTTATTGGGTTTATGCTCCAAAATATGATAATTCTACTGGGGAATTAAAAGAGATTCTCACTAAAGATAAAACTTCTTTATTAGTGACTAATAATGTTAACATAACTTATGTTTATGACAATAATACTTTTAATCAATCTGATTATGATAATGTCATTTTGAAAGTTATGGCTATTCAAAAATATTCAAGTTCCTATGAAGTAAAACCTAATGAAAATGTTACTTATATCATTGATTTCCAACTTTCAGATTATTTTGCATTAAATGATTTTGATGTTTATGATACTGTTGGATATGAATGGGGTAATGCTCAAGTCATTAATCTTAATAGTATTAAATTGATAATAAAAAATCAAACCTATTATTTAAATAGTTCTTATTATGATTTTATCCCAAATGAGAAAACTCATGATATCATTATTATCCATGTTTCAAAATTTTTAAAAGATAATAATCTTAGTGGATGTATTGGTGGTTATTATAATGAAAGTTCTAATGGTAACCCTTTAGAGGGTTCTCTTTCAATGACATTTAGAATTAATGACCATTATTCTAATAATAAAACTTTAGTTGCTCGTGATTATGTTAAAAATATTGTATTTGGAAATGGTACTCTTTTGAATACTAATATAGCTATTAATGATTCAAGTTATAAGGAGATTAAAATTCTTCCTATGCAATTTTCTAAAGGTATCTATGCAGTTGATGGGGTTGTTATAAATAACAATAATACTGTCAATGTTCGTCCAGGTCAAAATGTAACATTTATATTAACTTTGGATGTTCCTTTTGGTAATGTAAATAATTTAACTGTTGTTGATTATTTCCCAATACCTTTCTTTAATTTAGAAAATTTTAATACTACTATGGTTGGTATTGGAACTATTCCTACTGCTAATCATTGGACTTTTACTAATGATACTTATTTCTGTAAGTATTTAAATGGTTCATTTGCTTATCCAATAGTTTCAATTAATGCTGCTGAAAATACTTTTACAGCATGTTCTCCAGGTACTATTTACAATCCTTTATCTTCAAATGATGTAGCAAAAATTTTAATTACAGTCATGGCAACTGATGAACCAATGGGTGATTTACTTAATTTATTAAATTTTGCTCAATTATCTTATGATAATTCTTTAAATGTAATTTATTCGAATGAAGTATTCATTAATTTAATAACTAATGAACCAAATTTAATTATTAATAAAACTGTAGATAATATTACTGTTGAAAATAACACTATTTTATGTTATAATATTACAGTAAAAAACATTGGACATTCTACAGCTTATAATATAACTGTGAAAGATGATTTCATTGATTTATATAAAGATTTAATTAGAAATGGCAATGTTGTTAATATTACTGCATGTTATGGTAATGGTACTAAATTAGACATCAATGCTAATGATTTATTTGGTGATGGTTTTAAATTATCTAAATTAGGTTACACTAATGTATCTAATAATTTTACTATAAGTTACTATGTTAAATTTAATGAAAATCCAAATTTAGGACAAGATATTACTAATACTGCTAATATAACTTCATTTTATGCAAGGGATAATGCTACAAACTTTGTTAATTCTGGTAATCAGTTTGAGTATTCTGCTAATGCATCAGTTAAAGCAAAGGATTTAAATTTTTCTAAAATTTATGTTGGATCTAATATCATTGGTAAAGACGGAGTAACAATTGGAGAAAACTGTACTTTTAATTTAACAATTAATTTTCCTGATTTAATTGCTAAAAATTTAACAATTAATGATACTGTATATGGATTAAAATATTTAGGTTATAATATTGTTAATGAAAATAGTGTGGACTATGATATGACTATTAATGGTAGTAATACTGGTATTAAATCAGATATTGTTATTGATATTCATAAAATAATTCCTACTTCTAGTGATGATAATTTGACTATTCAGTTATATTTCACTCCATTTGATAATGAGTCATCAATTCCTTTAAATAACTTAAATAAAACTATTGTTAACACTGCAGTCTTAACATATCGTGTTAATAATAAAACTGTTAACATATATAAATCTGATAAACTTAATGTTTATCAACCAAAAAATTTGATTAATAAATCATTCAATATTACTGAAGTTGAAGGTGGGGATGCAGTAGAGTGTGTTATCACTGTATTTAATAATGGTACCTCCATATCTTATAATACGACTATTATTGACGATTTAAATGAATTAATAAATAGATTTATTAAAGATAATTCTAGGGATAACATTGAATTTTACTTAAATGGTATTCCAATAACTGAAAACATGACTTGGATTGGAAATATCGCTGTATTTAATCTTGGTAATTTAACTATAGGCCAAAAAGTTAATATAAGTTTTAGATTTAGTATTAAAAAAGATGTAATCATTAATGACACTAAGTATGTCAATTTTGCTAATTTGACTTATTATTCTATGCCCGATAATACCACTAATGAAACTAGGACTTATTCATCTGTTAATGGTGCAAGTTTTTATTCTAATGCAACTATTGCTTTGATTAATCCTACTATTGAAAAAATATTGGTAGATTCATTAATCAATGGTACTCATTATAATGAGTATAATGAAGCAAGTATTGGTGAACATGTTCTATATAATATTAAAGTTCATTTATCTAATGGTACTTATAACTCTATTACAATAGTTGATAACCTTCCTGAAGGATTTGAGTATATTGATGGAAGTGCTATCTTTGCTAATGGTACTCCAATAACTGATTATGGTAATATTTCTGTTAATCATGATGAAAATAATTTAAAAAGATATATAACTTTAAATTTTGATAATTTACTTGCCCAAGATGTTATTCGTAATAATCATGGTAATTTCACAATCAACATAACTGTTTTAGTA includes:
- a CDS encoding GTP cyclohydrolase III, giving the protein MIQMTLIQIDNYGPWTVTPRPRNESDLQILQAELFADVQRQFAMKKGLVFFTRFDNMLAITNGLNEEDHLRIQRSIRNRYPITISMGVGAARTPHEAQLKATLALQHEGGAQSSNRKEILAIDSMADSDDSYVQVAHVDINSVTETLTDKESAFDTNFMVNKAQHYLMTKLIKKGALLFFIGGDNFMAPCNGLSEDEIKEILIQIKDEIGIGLKAGIGRGRNAEDAAYMADLGLRKIRRGHNIEWTEVFEKGC
- a CDS encoding MJ0144 family RNA dihydrouridine synthase-like protein, which translates into the protein MAGICNGDFALKLIPYGFDTVTLGGFNIDKLSIDAGSKIIKRGRKEFDIPYSKIINFIDNEASKVKNNSDAKVSVNLRSVNPDKIIEVSKLDSVDIVEINCHCRQKELQLISCGQAMLKRPDLKEYINEVVNKSHSEVSVKIRGNVNGVDTLNISRLIDDSGADYLHVDAMKPGVSDADYDLITDISENTDIFIIGNNSIDSLDKARKMLNSGANGFSIARAAISGKLNFNLNDL
- the atwA gene encoding methyl coenzyme M reductase system, component A2, translating into MEFITLKNINKSFNGVQVLKDINLELDEGETLGILGRSGSGKSVLINMMRGTKEYAPDSGEMIFHVAICPKCLHVEAPSKAGEKCPECGETLELRDINLWNCDRLEFNAIKRRIAIMLQRNFALYDEATVIENVLKAMGDEGEYEERIYKALDILEMVQMSHRVTHIARDLSGGEKQRVVIARQIAKNPMLFLADEPTGTLDPQTAETLHRNLQNAIKDKGITMVITSHWPEVMEKLADKVIWLEDGEIAHSGDPVKVVESFLDTVPIPKKVESHESGAPVVKIEDVKKHYYSIERGVVKAVDGVSLEIKDQEIFGIVGLSGAGKTTLTKMIKGLTEPSSGKVSIKLGDDWIDMSQPGPLARGRVIPYIGLLHQEFSLYPYRDVLGNLSNSISLDLPAEFAKIQALHVLEAVGFTSQQVSEILTKYPDELSEGEKHRVAIAQVLIKEPNIVMLDEPTGTMDPITRVIVTDSILKARDELKQTFIIVSHDMDFVLDVCDRAGLMRGGKLLDVGTPEEIVKKLTSSEKEDMLKNQ
- a CDS encoding methanogenesis marker 9 domain-containing protein yields the protein MSWENMPSHICRGGDLRGLTFCCPPVKPCPLLNALHEAGLSPQEYVDIKTKFAKETRLGEGPGTCFGSLVWCCKPTKPCPLRDMSMRNINMSVEEYTNLKKQLSEELVAKSKVKNTDDENVTALVNAFQIEPDEARKVLSDCGDDLRMAIKILRVKSLKEESD
- a CDS encoding precorrin-2 dehydrogenase/sirohydrochlorin ferrochelatase family protein; protein product: MSWLSLYFDVKDKNIFVLGTGEVATRRAIRFLDKGANLVLAGDKLNNLLVEKGAKLIKIYTNLYVFDEDTQIKYMESNKKLIKREVEKADFIIIATGDYELADYTSKISQGKLLNRADKTDDGNIIVPTSFYIGDVEFSIFTGGKSPLMAKKLRKKIQSIITDDEILEIRIQDYARKKLKNTVENPKRRREILYEILDDVNIKEAIKNKDFDKIEVLVDKLIKDKT
- the hemA gene encoding glutamyl-tRNA reductase; its protein translation is MIFNIRVDYKMVDIKTMEIVYNDLKELFNNIREKFQINEYVEISTCNRHEFYIHSDAFAIENVFNDFTNENIVIESGEDSVFHLFRMSSSLESMIVGEDQILGQIKDSKKKAEKEGHLGKVLDTLFTKAIHVGQEVRSKTNINKGHISMGSAAVDLAEEYLGDLQDKCVLVIGAGKMGALVAKALAEKNLKAIFVANRTYYKATKLAEELNGQAIFFDDLYKYLPISDVIISATGSPHTIITKSRIEEATNKIKKDTNKDYTNHKIVIIDIANPRDVSEDVKEIGVNLFNIDDLRGIAEKTANERKKEVKEAENIINYEFDLLKNSFKIMEIDNILASLRSSMENIRQREAEKAIVKLADVDGSIKIIDNLTNSIVNKIFFDISKNIKKAACNNDEDLIRAAEIFFLNNNEDN